A region of Paractinoplanes abujensis DNA encodes the following proteins:
- a CDS encoding formate/nitrite transporter family protein: MSTKEPSEIARTAVATGVKKAHLRWDKVLVGSFLAGAYIAFGGLVAITVSAGLDPARWGSLPTLFTGAAFTLGLVLVLIAGSHLLTGNMLLVPISAMTGRLGWGDVARNFTLVLVGNLAGALFVAYFLAVQTGVIGDVGSDAGTPGALAYERLAGIAEAKGLHETSWQVFLRALGCNWLVCLAVWISLAADSVSGKVIGIFFPIMAFVAMGFDHLIANMFFLPAAIFAGVPGLGWDDTIRNWGLAFAGNLVGAVVFVATSYWYLYLRDEPEPS, translated from the coding sequence ATGTCCACCAAAGAACCGTCCGAGATCGCCCGTACGGCCGTGGCGACCGGCGTCAAGAAAGCCCACCTGCGGTGGGACAAGGTGCTGGTGGGGTCGTTCCTGGCCGGGGCGTACATCGCTTTCGGCGGGCTGGTCGCGATCACCGTCTCGGCCGGGCTCGATCCCGCGCGGTGGGGCAGCCTGCCGACGTTGTTCACCGGCGCCGCGTTCACGTTGGGCCTGGTGCTGGTGTTGATCGCCGGGTCGCACCTGCTGACCGGCAACATGCTGCTCGTGCCGATCAGCGCGATGACCGGGCGGCTCGGCTGGGGCGATGTCGCCCGCAACTTCACGCTGGTGCTGGTGGGCAACCTGGCCGGGGCGCTGTTCGTGGCGTACTTCCTCGCCGTGCAGACCGGGGTGATCGGCGACGTCGGCAGCGACGCCGGCACGCCCGGGGCGCTGGCCTACGAGCGGTTGGCCGGCATCGCCGAGGCCAAGGGCCTGCACGAGACCAGCTGGCAGGTCTTCCTGCGCGCGCTGGGCTGCAACTGGCTGGTCTGCCTGGCGGTGTGGATCTCGCTGGCCGCCGACTCGGTGTCGGGCAAGGTCATCGGGATCTTCTTCCCGATCATGGCCTTCGTCGCGATGGGCTTCGACCACCTGATCGCCAACATGTTCTTCCTGCCCGCCGCGATCTTCGCCGGAGTGCCCGGGCTGGGCTGGGACGACACGATCCGCAACTGGGGGCTGGCCTTCGCGGGCAACCTGGTCGGCGCGGTCGTCTTCGTCGCCACGTCGTACTGGTATCTCTACCTGCGCGACGAGCCGGAGCCCAGCTAG